Sequence from the Gemmatimonadaceae bacterium genome:
GACTCCATTTACCGGCGCGAGCAGCGTCAGCGCATCCACCGACGCGCGTCCCGCGGAAAGATTCGCCTGCGCGCCGGCAACTTCCGCCCGCGCGGCCTCAACCCGCTCGCGCGTGGCGCCTTGCCGGAGCAGAATCACCGACTGCCTCGCCGCATCGCGCCGCGCCGCCGACCCGCGCGACCCCGTGACCGCCGCCTCCATCTGCTGCTGCGAGATCGCGCCGGCTGCGTAGAGCCGCCTCGCCCGCGTCGCGTCATCTGACAACCTCTTCGCTTCCGCCTCGAGCCCCTGCAGCTCCGCCTCAGCGCGGGCGATTTCCGGCGCTCGCGCACCTCGCTCCACCTCGCCGAGGCCCGCTGTGGATTCCGCTACACGCGCCGCTCGCTGCTGAATGTCCGCGGCCGACGTTGGTTGGCTGAGCACGACCAGCGTGTCGCCCGCGCGAACCGAGTCACCGTCCTGCACAAGCACGCGGTCCACCCGCGCGGTCATGAGCGGCGCGATGTCCATCTCCACGATCTCGAGCGTACCGTTCGCAACGATCGAGTCGGAGCCTGCACGACTGCAGCCAGCAAGGGCTACGGCGACCAGCCAGAAAACGCGCTTCATCGGTTAGATTCCACTCCATGCAGGATGCGACTGCAGGCGCCATCCCACCTTCGATCGATCGCGTGCTACGACTCTTCCGCTCGATGGGACGCGAGGAGAAGATGCAGGCGCTCGTGCAATATTCCAAGAAGCTCGAGCCCCTTCCCGCGCGATTGCGCGATCTCGATCGCGCGGCATTCACGGTTCCCGAGTGCCAGACAAGGGTGGACATCATCCCTGAAGTGGTGGATGGAAAGATGCATTTCCACGCCGACCTCAACGCCCGCCAGTCGCCGACGATCGCCGCGGTCCTCGCCATCGTCTTCGCCGCGGTGAATGGGCAGCCGCCTTCCGCCACGCTCGCCATTCCTCCCGATTTCGTGCGCACGCTCATGGAAAGCATCGGACTGGGCGCACGGGAGGCCGGCCTCAACGCGATGATTGGCCGCCTCAAGCGCTACGCCGCCGAGGCCGCTGCCCTCCCCGCGGGCAACGGGTAACGGGCAACGGGCAACGGGTAACGGGCAACGGGCAACGGGTAGCGGGTAGCGGTAACTTCAAGCAACTCCAATCAGGGGAATACATGGCCCGCACGGCCCAGACCTACGCCAACCACCGCCGGCTCCTGCCACCGGTGCACTTCTTCGTCATTCCTGTCCTCCTCATCAACGTTGGCGTCGAGATAGCGCGTCTCAACAAGTACCGCACACCCTATCACGTGTGGATGGTCGTCGTCACTCTGGCACTCCTTGTCCTTGGATTCACCGCGCGCAGCATGGCGCTGGCTGCGCAGGACCGCACCATCCGGCTCGAGGAACGATTGCGGCTCGCAGCTCTCCTGCCCGCGGACCAGCGCGCCCGCATCAATGACCTGACCCCGCACCAGCTCATTGGCATTCGGTTCGCCTCAGACGAAGAGGTACCCGCGCTCGTGCAGCGTTGCCTGGCCGGCGAGCTTCGCTCCACGGACGATGTGAAGAAAGTCGTGAAGAGCTGGCGTCCCGACTATTTGAGGGTGTAGCTACTCCCCGGAGTGTGTGTCTTCATCGATTGATGAGATCTACGCCATCAGCGACGCATGCCATGAGTCCGCCGCGCGCGACCTGAACCGGGCGCGCCATTCGCCGAGCGTGATGACGGAGACATCGTAGACCTCGGTGTCGTCGTCTATTTCTTTGCGCGAAGCCAGCAGCGCGAATTCCTCCCGCGTCACCGCGTGGATCGCTCCATCACGCCCGCGATAGTACACGAGCCCGCTCGTCACCACTCGTGCCCCGATCTCCGGCTCCAGCGCCTTGAGACTCCGGAACAGCCCGTCAATCGAGCACCCCGACGCCCCTTCCCGCTCCTGGTCCACCGCGATAGTCAGAAATCGCCCGTCCTCCCACCGCCGCGCCGACGACAACGGTGCGCCGTGCGCCTTCCATTGGGCCAGAAACTGGTCCACCGCACCAAGCAGCTTCTTCTGCCCTTCGGCGCCAATCTCCCGATCCGCCCCATAAACCCATACGCGCGCCGAATCCGGCAGCGCGTCAAAATTCACGACAGGCATTGTCACTCAGCTTGTAGAAGTTTTTCCCTGGCAGAAACTTACACCTCCAGCACTCTCCACATGTACCACGATGCGACTGTGCGGTACGGCGCCCACTTCGCCCCGCGCGTTAGCACCTGCTTCGGCGTTGGCAGCTTGCGCATCCGGTATGCTTTCTGGATTCCCTTCTGTACGCCGAGGTCGAGCTCGGGGAGAACGTCAGGCCGTCCCAGCCGGAACATGAGGAACATCTGCGCGCTCCACCGGCCGATCCCTTTCACCTGCGTCAGCGCGGTTACGATCTCGTCGTCGCTCAGCTCGTGCAGCGATTCCACGGGGAGCGACCCGTCCAGTACGTGCTCCGCCAGGTTCCTGACGTAGTTCGCTTTCGCATTGGACAAGCCCGCTTCGCGTAGCGCGTCATGCGACGTGGCGACAATTCTCCCCGGTGCTTCGGCGCCGTCGCCGATCAGTGTCAGGACACGTCTGTGAATCGTCGCCGCTGCCTTGCCGGAGAGTTGCTGATAGACGATGGACCGCACGACAGCATCGAAGTGTGTCCATTCGGTGCGCGGGACGAGCGTGCATCGCCCGACCTTGTCTATCACGTCCGACATGACGGGATCCACGCGGCGCAGGTGCGCGAGCGCCTTGCGATGAGGTGAGGCCGGGCTCAACTACTTGCCAGCGCCCGAACTGCGCACAAAGGTGATGGTGTCATAGCTCGTGTTGACGGCGAAGATTCCGCGCATCCTGTCCGGCTCGACGAGCGCACCCTCAAACTTCCCCGCGCCGAGGAGCTCGAGCTCAACCTGCGCGATCGTGTTGCGCCCGATGAGGTTGCCAAACGCGTCGCAGGGGATGTCCGGATAGCAGCCGCCTCCCCCGCCATCACCTCGAGCCGACCACTTCCCGCTCACGATTCCCTGCGGCTCCTGAATCAGCTCCAGGCGGAAGTTGGACAGCGTGTAGAGGTGCGCATTGGCCGTCCACACACCCGCCAGATTGGAGGTCGCCGGTGTCGTCGGCTCAGGCGCGCACGCCACGGCTAGCGGCAGTGCGATCGCGGTTAATGCGATTGCAGCGCGTCTGAAATTGTGTCTTCTGCAAATCTTCACACCCAATTATCGCCGGTAGCGCGCGTCAGAACCAGCACACCTGATTCCTTCCGGACAGCGGCAGCGGCTCCCGGTTGAGCCGCAGCTCCACCAGCGTCGTCGTGAACGGAAAGAAGAACTTGGTCCCTTTGTCGTCCACCAGTGATGATATGTCGAGCTCCGCATCCCACTTCCCGTCGTCCGATGCATCCGCCGGCCCATCGCTCGCGTCGCTCCCGTATCCCTGGTATCCCACCAGCTGCGACCCCGATGACGCCATTACCCGTATCCACAGGTTTTCCAGACGATCCGGGTTCACCTTCGACAGGTTCACGTGAAAGCATCGGAGACTGCTGTCCCCCCTGTACGTGTGTACGTCCACGTCGAACGGCCGAACCTCGCTCGCCCTCCCCTTCGCCGTCCGCGTGAACAGCTGCACGTTGTAGTCGGTGATCGCGTCGCCTCTCTCGTCAATGGCGCGGATCACGAATTGCTGCCACGCGTCCATCTTTTTCACCGCGGACGCGGTCCGCTTCGCCGCCTGCTCGTACCAGTCGGAATACGTTGCGGCGCTGTTGACCGCGAGTGCTGCCTCCACGAAATCGGCGAGGTCCTCTCCCGGATCGCTCAGAATGGTCGAGTGGTTCCTTCCTTCCACAGGCACCAGCGGGGCGTCCACATTCTTCCAGGGCGCCACCGATACGCGTTTCTCCGCGCCTGGCCTCGCCGGATCCTGCGTCAGATCCAGCACGATCTTCCGGGTGTTGAGCGCGCATCCCGACCAACGCACCGTTCCATCGGTCGCCGGCTCCTGCACCAATTTCCTGATTCCCGAGTACGAGCCGTTCCCGCAAAAGATGAACACGTATGGAGTGCGCTTCGTCGGACCGTAGAACGTGTCCTCTCCCAGCATGTCCTCGTGCGCCAGGTCCCACGTGAATCGCCCGGCAAGCTCGAGCCCGTCGAGAATCCTGTCGCCCGCCTCGAGAAAATCGGGCCCGAGCTGCCGGTTGCCCTTGAACAGCGCGCCGAGCCAGCTCCTTCCCTTGTGCGCGAGTGGAGACCCGAATGTCGCCGGCGCCAGTCCGATCAGATGCTTCAGACGCTCGCGACGCCCCGCGTATGCGGAGAGCCATGCGCGAATCACGAGCATCCCCGTCGAATGCACGATCACATCGAATGGCTCGTCGGCATCGAGCCCCGCCCGCATTCTCAGCGCTCGATCGAACCCCTCGGCGATGTCGCGAATCGTCACCTCGTTCGTGAGCGATCTGTAGTTGCAGGCGTGGATGGAGGTGACGTCGAATCCGCGCGATTCGAGCACCGTTTTCCACGGATCGAACGCCGCGGCGGCATCGGAGTATCCATGCACCAGCACGACGGGGGTTTTCGGCACGCGTTGGGCTCCCGGCAAAGGCCTGGCTACAGATGTTCAGCTTTCTGGAACGATCTCCCGGCGCGGGTATATTACTACCGACACGCGAGTCACCACCACGTAATTCAGTCTGCCCGTCCACGCGACAGGTTGGCTGTTTCTGTGCCTTTCACCCGCAGGAGCAAGTTGATGAAAGCTTTTTATTGGAGCCTCTTTGCAGCCGCTACTATAGTAAGCGCGGCGCCCGCGTTCGCGCAGACGCCTCCGGCCGCACCGACAGGCCCGCAATGCGAGATCGAGCAGGGCAAGCCGCAGTCGATTGCCCGCGCCATGCTCTCCCTCACGCGCGCCAATGCCCTGATGAAGGGTGGCGATCCCACGAAAGACCTGAAGAGCATTATCTCGACGCTCAATGCGCCGAACTTCAAGAACGAGAACCCGGTCGGACGCGCTTTCATGCTCGCTTCGGCTTACGTGTTACTCCTCGAGCAGCCCGGCATCCAGGCCGTCTCGCCCCGCGGAGCCATTGGGCTCGCCACTGATCCGTCCGGCACGATTGACATCTTCGCCGCAGCTGACTCCGCCATCACGATTGTCGAGCAGAGCTCGCCCGCGTGCGCGGCCTACATGGCGCCGTTCCGCCAGCAGAAGGCGTGGCTCAACGTCACCAACGCCGCCATCAACGCGCTCAACGCCAACCAGCTCGACTCGGCCGAGATCTTCGCCAGGCGCTCGCTGACGCTCGACCGCAAGTCGCCTTACGCGTACACCGTCCTCGCCAGCATCGCCAGGAACCACAAGAACTATCCGGCGATGATGGAATACTCCAAGCAGGTGATCGCCGCCGCCGGTACCGACACCACCTATGCCGATGTGAGAGAGCGCGCACTGTACGACCTTGCGACCACGACCACCGAGCGCGCGAACGCCGCAACCGGCGCCGGGAAGAAGACCCTCGCCCGTGAGACAATCGCCTTGTGGACCGAGCTCGCCGGCTCGAAGGACAACGTCCAGGGCACTATCGCGATCAGCAACCTTCAAAAGATGTACATCGCGGCCGGCGACAGCGCGCAGATTGGAAAGATCTACGCGCCGCTCATCGCCGAGCCGGCAAAGTACTCGGAGGGCGCGTTCCTCCAGGCCGGAGTCGTCGCGTCGCAGTTCAAGCGCGCCGATGACGCTGCGCTTCTTTTCGAGCACGTCATCGCCAGGAACCCGTACTCGCGCGATGGACTGAACAACGTCGCCGCCAGCTACCTCCAGGTTGGTGAGACGGACAAGGTGACGCCGATCATTGACCGCCTCGTCGCGCTCGATCCGAACAACCCCGACAACTACATGCTCTACGCCTACACATATGTCGGCAAGTTGAAGAAGAAGTCCGACGCGAAGACGACCAGGATGTACAACGATTCGCTCGTCTTCTGGAACTCGAAGGCCGAGAAAATGCCCGTGAAGGTCGCGTTCACCGAGTTCTCCCGTAACAGCGAGGGCACCACTCTCGCCGGCACAATCGAGAACCTCGGCGCCGCGGCGAAGACCTACACGCTGGTCGTGGATTTCCTCGACGTGAAGGGCACGGTGCTCTTCACCGAGACCGCCACTGTGGGCCCCGTCGCTCCGAAGGCCACGAAGGATTTCCGCATCAGGAACGCGAAGACGGGCGTGGCTGCCTACCGGTACAAGTCGGTCATCTGATCGCCGCTCTCGGCAGTGTCCCCGGCATGTCCGCGACGACGTACGCCGTCACCGCCATCAACGCCACGACTTCCGCCATCTCGCGCGGACTCAGCTTGTCCATCGTGTCCGCGCTGCTGTGATGGTACCAGAAGTACTTCGTGCCATCCACCGTCGGTGACATCGCCGGAACTCCGAGCGCGTTGAGCGGCGCAGTATCAGCATCGGACCCGCCATTGCTCGCAGCCGTTGCACCGAATGACGAGAATAGCGACGCGATGTCGGTCGCCATTCCGAGCCCGCCCTCGCCGGCGGATATGCCGAGGCCGAGCGGCTTGAAGGCACCGTTGTCCGATTCCATCGCCATCACGTGCTTGTCCAGCTCGGACTTGTGAGCGTCGCGATACCCGGTTCCACCGCGGCTTCCGTTCTCCTCGTTGGTCCAAAGCACCACGCGAACCGTGCGTCTGGGCTTGAGACCCAATCGCTTGATGAGCTTCACCGCTTCCCACGCGGCCACACTCCCGCTACCGTCGTCCATCGCGCCCTGGCCCACATCCCACGAATCGATGTGTCCGCCGAGCACGACGACTTCATCGGGCTTCTCCGACCCAACGACCTCAGCGACGACGTTGCGCGACAACGCATCAGGCAGAGTCTGCGCCGACATGCGCAGCGTCACCACGACCTTCTCGCCGCGGTCCACCATCCGGTGCACCATCATCGCGTCCTCGACGCTCAGGGCAGCAGCCGGAATCTTCACGACCGTCGAGTCATAGCCCATCGCGCCAGTGTGCGGGTTCTGCATCGAGAACGACGACACGCTCCGGATTAGCGCCGCCACTGCTCCGGCCTTCGCCGCCGCCACCGCCGCGCCTCCACGATATCGCACGGTCTGTCCATAGTTCGTGAAGGGCACGTCGAACAGCACGATCTTCCCCTTCGCCTCAGTCGCCCGCCTCGTCAGCTCGTCGAAGTCGTTCACGACCATCACCTGCGCGGTGATTCCCTTTGTCGGAGTCCGGACGCTGCGGCCGAGCCCGATCATGTGCAACCGCGCCGCGCGCGGGCCCATCAGCTCCGCGGACTCCTCGCCGCGCACCCACTTCGGAACCATTACCGGCTCGCCGCGCACATTCTGCAGCCCGTCGCTTTTCATCTGGGCAAGAATCCAGTCTATCGCCGCCTCAAGACTCTCCGATCCGCTGAGACGCGGGCCGAACTTGTCGGTAAGCAGCGCCAGCCGGTTCCATGCCGAGCTGTCGGCAAGCGCGGCCGCGATCATCCTGTCGGCGGTCGCGCGGTACGCGTTCGCCAGCGGCGTCGCCGTGGGCTGCTGCGCAGGCGCGGATTGCGCAACCAGAAACGTCAGCACCGAAATACCGCTGACGCACACGAACATGCGGTTCTTCATCCGTCTTCTCTTTGAATGGGTTATGACGTGCAGATCATCCGGCACGCAGATGCATGACACGCTCCGGCAGCGCCACGATGTGCGGTGCCTTGGTTGGAAGGGTGACGGTGAATATCGTGCCTCCACCCGGCGTGCTCATTACCGTTATGTCGCCGCCAAGGAGATTGGCGAGCCGCCGGGTTACCGTGAGCCCGAGCCCGGTGCCTGTCGCGCGG
This genomic interval carries:
- a CDS encoding M28 family metallopeptidase, coding for MKNRMFVCVSGISVLTFLVAQSAPAQQPTATPLANAYRATADRMIAAALADSSAWNRLALLTDKFGPRLSGSESLEAAIDWILAQMKSDGLQNVRGEPVMVPKWVRGEESAELMGPRAARLHMIGLGRSVRTPTKGITAQVMVVNDFDELTRRATEAKGKIVLFDVPFTNYGQTVRYRGGAAVAAAKAGAVAALIRSVSSFSMQNPHTGAMGYDSTVVKIPAAALSVEDAMMVHRMVDRGEKVVVTLRMSAQTLPDALSRNVVAEVVGSEKPDEVVVLGGHIDSWDVGQGAMDDGSGSVAAWEAVKLIKRLGLKPRRTVRVVLWTNEENGSRGGTGYRDAHKSELDKHVMAMESDNGAFKPLGLGISAGEGGLGMATDIASLFSSFGATAASNGGSDADTAPLNALGVPAMSPTVDGTKYFWYHHSSADTMDKLSPREMAEVVALMAVTAYVVADMPGTLPRAAIR
- a CDS encoding DNA-3-methyladenine glycosylase, whose product is MSPASPHRKALAHLRRVDPVMSDVIDKVGRCTLVPRTEWTHFDAVVRSIVYQQLSGKAAATIHRRVLTLIGDGAEAPGRIVATSHDALREAGLSNAKANYVRNLAEHVLDGSLPVESLHELSDDEIVTALTQVKGIGRWSAQMFLMFRLGRPDVLPELDLGVQKGIQKAYRMRKLPTPKQVLTRGAKWAPYRTVASWYMWRVLEV
- a CDS encoding SufE family protein, which gives rise to MLRLFRSMGREEKMQALVQYSKKLEPLPARLRDLDRAAFTVPECQTRVDIIPEVVDGKMHFHADLNARQSPTIAAVLAIVFAAVNGQPPSATLAIPPDFVRTLMESIGLGAREAGLNAMIGRLKRYAAEAAALPAGNG
- a CDS encoding DUF6526 family protein encodes the protein MARTAQTYANHRRLLPPVHFFVIPVLLINVGVEIARLNKYRTPYHVWMVVVTLALLVLGFTARSMALAAQDRTIRLEERLRLAALLPADQRARINDLTPHQLIGIRFASDEEVPALVQRCLAGELRSTDDVKKVVKSWRPDYLRV
- a CDS encoding efflux RND transporter periplasmic adaptor subunit, whose protein sequence is MKRVFWLVAVALAGCSRAGSDSIVANGTLEIVEMDIAPLMTARVDRVLVQDGDSVRAGDTLVVLSQPTSAADIQQRAARVAESTAGLGEVERGARAPEIARAEAELQGLEAEAKRLSDDATRARRLYAAGAISQQQMEAAVTGSRGSAARRDAARQSVILLRQGATRERVEAARAEVAGAQANLSAGRASVDALTLLAPVNGVVMSRNVEPGETVTQGQSAVTLGDVKRPWVRVYVNALDVPNVKVGSPAHAVLDGLPGRSFNGRVVAINRKAEFTPRVALTEEERADMTFGVKVEFEDASGALRPGLPVTVTIPRSSPRT